Proteins encoded in a region of the Procambarus clarkii isolate CNS0578487 chromosome 42, FALCON_Pclarkii_2.0, whole genome shotgun sequence genome:
- the LOC138373551 gene encoding nuclear transcription factor Y subunit beta-like, translating to MVQEDTYQQQMVQEYTYQQQVVEEDTYQQQVEDTYQQQVVQEYTYQQQVVEEDTYQQLMVQEDTYQQQVVQEDSHQQQVQVEQEDIFQQQVIQEDTYQQQVEQEDRYQQQVVQEDTYQQQVVQHTYQQQMVQEYSYQQQVVQEDTDQQQMVQEFT from the exons atggttcaagaggacacataccagcagcagatgGTACAAGAGTACacttaccagcagcaggtggtagaagaggacacataccagcagcaggtg gaggacacataccagcagcaagtGGTACAAGAGTACacttaccagcagcaggtggtagaagaggacacataccagcaactgatggttcaagaggacacataccagcagcaagtggtacaagaggactcacaccagcagcaggtg CAGGTGGAACAAGAGGACATATTCCAGCAGCAGGtaatacaagaggacacataccaacagCAGGTGGAACAAGAGGAcagataccagcagcaggtggtacaagaggacacataccagcagcaggtggtacagcacacataccagcagcagatggtacaagagtactcataccagcagcaggtggtacaagaggataCAGACCAGCAACAGATGGTTCAAGAGTTCACATAG
- the LOC138373552 gene encoding putative uncharacterized protein FLJ45035 — MCPLVPPAAGMCPLTPPAAGMCPLVPPAASMCHLTPPAAGMCPLVRPAAGMCPLVPPAADISSLTPPVSGMCPLTPPAASMCRLESSVASMCPLVPPAADISSLTPPVSGMCPLTPPAAGMCPLEPSVAGMCSLVQRAAGMCPLVPPAAAGMCPLVPLVAGMCRLIPLAVGMCPFEPPAAGMCPLTPPAAGMCPLTPPDADMSRLAPLAAAMCPLVPPAAGMFPLSPPAGGMCPLVPICCRNMYSYTTCC, encoded by the exons atgtgtcctcttgtaccacctgctgctggtatgtgtcctcttacaccacctgctgctggtatgtgtcctcttgtaccacctgctgctagTATGTGTcatcttacaccacctgctgctggtatgtgtcctcttgtacgacctgctgctggtatgtgtcctcttgtaccacctgctgctgatatAAGTAGTCTTACACCACCTGTTTCTGGTATGTGTCCACTTACACCACCAGCAGCTAGTATGTGTCGTCTTGAATCATCTGTTGctagtatgtgtcctcttgtaccacctgctgctgatatAAGCAGTCTTACACCACCTGTTTCTGGTATGTGTCcacttacaccaccagctgctggtatgtgtcctcttgaaccatctgttgctggtatgtGTTCTCTTGTACAacgtgctgctggtatgtgtcctcttgtaccacctgctgctg ctggtatgtgtcctcttgtaccactcgTTGCTGGTATGTGTCGTCTTATACCACTTGCTGTTGGTATGTGTCCTTTtgaaccacctgctgctggtatgtgtcctcttacaccacctgctgctggcatgtgtcctcttacaccacctgatGCTGATATGTCTCGTCTTGCACCACTTGCTGCtgctatgtgtcctcttgtaccacctgctgctggtatgtttcCTCTTTCACCACCTGCtggtggtatgtgtcctcttgtaccaatcTGCTGCAGGAATATGTACTCTTATACCACCTGCTGTTag
- the LOC138373554 gene encoding antigen LPMC-61-like → MVQEDTYQQQMVQEYTYQQQVVEEDTYQQQMVQEDTYQQQVVQEDTYQQQVQVEQEDRFQQQVIQEDTYQQQVVQEDTYQQQMVQEYSYQQQVVQEDTNQQQMVQEVT, encoded by the exons ATGgttcaagaggacacataccagcagcagatgGTACAAGAGTACacttaccagcagcaggtggtagaaGAGGACACGTACCAGCAACAGATGgttcaagaggacacataccagcagcaagtggtacaagaggacacataccagcagcaggtg CAGGTGGAACAAGAGGACAGATTCCAGCAGCAGGtaatacaagaggacacataccagcaacaggtggtacaggaggacacataccagcagcagatggtacaagagtactcataccagcagcaggtggtacaagaggataCAAACCAGCAACAGATGGTTCAAGAGGTCACATAG